GCCCGAACAGAACGGCCGGTCCGAAATGGGGATCACGGAAAAGGCCGGCCACGAATTCCCGGTCGCCGGTAACCTGCGGTTGAACGAGAAGCCGGGCCTCCGGTGCTGCGGCGAGTATCTTTTCTGCTGCTTCGATTACGGAAGTTTCGTCCTGCAAGTTCAGGAGGACCAATCCCATCTCGGTTTTGTGCAGCAGGTTATCGCCAAGCCCTTTGAGCACAACGGGAAAACCCAACTCCAATGCGGCTTGCACGGCCTCTTCGGCGGTTTCGGCAACGCTTTCGGGGACTACCAGAACGCCGTAAGCGCCCAGCACTGTTTTCGATTCCGCTTCGGTCAACGCCGTTCTTCCGGATTCCAGAATACCGGCGACAAATTTTTTTAGATCCACGTTTTCGTCTCCCAAGGAAATATGGTCTGCCCGCATGTGCGCGCCAAAAGTCAATGTAACGATCTTGGCAAAGAAGGTATCTTATCTACTTGAGCGGCTTGCCCAAGGTCAAGGTTTAGTTGAAGGGCGGATCGCTTTGTCGCTGCCGCATGCCACTTTACGGCGATCTGTAGGTATGGTATGAAGTGATCCTTTAAAAAACCAATGAATTGCCTTGGGGAGCGCCCACAAACGCATAATTATGACACGCATCGGGCTGGGATACGATATTCACCGTCTGGTAACGGGTAGACCGCTGATTTTAGGTGGCCTAACGATCCCGTTCGAAAGAGGGCTGTTGGGCCATTCCGATGCCGACGTGCTGGCGCATGCCGCCTGTGACGCGCTTTTGGGCGCGGCCGGTTTGGGCGACATCGGAGAGCACTTTCCCGATACCGATCCCCGATACAGCGGCGCCGACAGTATCGATCTGCTAAAGAAGGTCTATACCAAAATCAAAAAGGAAGGCTGGGAACTGGTCAACCTGGATGCCACCATCTTTGCCCAGGCTCCCAAGATGACGCCCTATAAGGCCGACATGGCTGGTCGCATGGCCGAATGTATGGCAGTGGAGCGGAGCAGGATCAACATCAAGGCGACCACGACCGAAGGGCTCGGCGCCATCGGTCGCGGTGATGGCATCGCCGCCATGTGCGTGGCATTGCTTCAATCCGCAACAACGACAACCGACGTCTAATTTTCGTACCGAGAGGTATCCACCGATGGCCATAAGGATTTACAACACCCTGACCAAGACCAAGGAACCTTTTGAAACCGTCACCCCCGGACAGGTCAAGATGTATGTATGCGGCCCGACGGTCTACGACTATTGTCATGTGGGCCACGCCCGTTCGGTGGTGGTGTTCGATGTGGTGGTCCGCTACCTGCGGGCCATGGATTACCAGGTCACCTACATCCGCAACTTCACCGATGTGGACGATAAAATCATCAACCGCGCCAACGAAGTGGGGATGGATCCCATCCAACTGGCCGAAAAGTATATCCACGAATTTTACAGGGACATGGACGCCCTGAACGTAGAACGGGCCGACTACGAACCCAAGGTGACCGAGCACATCGAGGACATCGTTTCCATCGTACAGACCCTGATGGATAAAAATGTGGCCTATCTTGTGGACGGCGATGTCTATTACGCTGTGGAAACATTCAGTCAATACGGCAAGCTTTCTGGCCGCAAGCTGGAGGACATGGTTGCCGGAAGCCGGATCGAAATCAACGAAAACAAACGCAATCCCTTCGATTTCGCGCTCTGGAAGGCGGCCAAGCCCGGCGAACCCGCCTGGGACAGCCCGTGGGGAAAGGGGCGCCCCGGATGGCACATCGAATGCTCGGCCATGAGCAGCCATTTTCTCGGAGAAACCCTGGATATTCACGGCGGCGGCAAGGATCTGATTTTCCCCCACCACGAGAACGAAATCGCCCAGAGCGAGGCCGCCAACGACGCGCCTTTTGCGCGCTACTGGATGCACAACGGGTTCGTGAATATCGACAACGAAAAGATGTCCAAATCCCTGAACAACTTTCTGATGATCAAGGACATCCTGAAAACCTACCATCCGGAGAGCGTGCGTCTGTTCCTGCTTTCCAACCACTATCGCAGCCCCATCGATTTTTCCGATCAGAACCTGAAGGAATCGGACAAGGGCCTGGAAAAGATCTACAGTCTCGTTCAACGGCTGGATCAGGAGGCCGGTATCGCCGATCTCGGCGAGCCCGCTTCACCCGGCGGCTACTGGTTGGACTTCTGCGCGGCCATGAACGACGATTTCAACACCGCCAAAGGGGTCGGGGTGATCTTCAACCTGGTCAAAGAGGGCAACCGGATTCTCGACAAAGGGAGCCTTTCAACGGAAAGCAAAGGCCAGCTTGAGGAGTTGTCTGCCGACCTGAGAAAGATGGCCGGAATCCTTGGAATTCTTCAGCAGCCCTGGAAGGCCTTTTTCGATGCCCGCACCGACCGCCAATTACAGGACATCGCCCTTGCGCCGGAGGAGATCGACGCTCTGGTGGCCGAACGGACTGCCGCCCGCAAAAACAAAGACTGGAAGCGGGCCGACGAGATTCGGGACAGTCTGGCGGAAAAGGGCATCGTCCTGGAGGACAAGGCTGACGGTACACACTGGAAAGCAACCGCCCATTAAAAAGATAAATTCCAAATAACAAGCCCCAAATGTCAAACAAGGCCCGAATCCGATCATTTGGGATTTGGAATTTGAGCCTTGTTATTTTTTACATCTATGCCTGCCTTTAAAATTGTATCTGAATTTACGCCCTGCGGCGATCAGCCGACGGCCATCGACGCCATTTCCAAAAAGG
This window of the uncultured Desulfosarcina sp. genome carries:
- the cysS gene encoding cysteine--tRNA ligase, whose amino-acid sequence is MAIRIYNTLTKTKEPFETVTPGQVKMYVCGPTVYDYCHVGHARSVVVFDVVVRYLRAMDYQVTYIRNFTDVDDKIINRANEVGMDPIQLAEKYIHEFYRDMDALNVERADYEPKVTEHIEDIVSIVQTLMDKNVAYLVDGDVYYAVETFSQYGKLSGRKLEDMVAGSRIEINENKRNPFDFALWKAAKPGEPAWDSPWGKGRPGWHIECSAMSSHFLGETLDIHGGGKDLIFPHHENEIAQSEAANDAPFARYWMHNGFVNIDNEKMSKSLNNFLMIKDILKTYHPESVRLFLLSNHYRSPIDFSDQNLKESDKGLEKIYSLVQRLDQEAGIADLGEPASPGGYWLDFCAAMNDDFNTAKGVGVIFNLVKEGNRILDKGSLSTESKGQLEELSADLRKMAGILGILQQPWKAFFDARTDRQLQDIALAPEEIDALVAERTAARKNKDWKRADEIRDSLAEKGIVLEDKADGTHWKATAH
- the ispF gene encoding 2-C-methyl-D-erythritol 2,4-cyclodiphosphate synthase; translation: MTRIGLGYDIHRLVTGRPLILGGLTIPFERGLLGHSDADVLAHAACDALLGAAGLGDIGEHFPDTDPRYSGADSIDLLKKVYTKIKKEGWELVNLDATIFAQAPKMTPYKADMAGRMAECMAVERSRINIKATTTEGLGAIGRGDGIAAMCVALLQSATTTTDV